The Zea mays cultivar B73 chromosome 7, Zm-B73-REFERENCE-NAM-5.0, whole genome shotgun sequence DNA segment TGGAGGCCTTTAGCACCAGCCTTGCTCCAGCACCAGGCTTCCTCTCCCGTAATGGAGAGAGCAGTAGAGAGACAAGGGACTTGGCAAAAGgatctctagctgagttggttaggtggtctcaaTAGCAGTTCAAGCATTTTAACATCATGTCATCATCTCTTGTCCATAAGTGTGACATATATAAATAATAAAACATAACAATTTTTACATTCGTTTTCCATTCTGCACAATGAAAACTCAGCTCTTTGCATTGGATAGGTTACCTCAAAAATGGATCAACAGCAGTATTGGACAGGTGATGAAAGAGAGTATCAGTACCATTCCATTGAAATGTTTGCAAAGTGCTTTAGAGCCTGTAATCTTCGTCAACTCGTGGAAGATGAGAAATGCAATAAACATATTATAAAACAGGACATGATAGCATTTCAAGCAAATGACAGACAAAGCATATCGAACTGGAACATTTTCAAGGCTTGTTTTGTTAGAGAAATACTCTTACTAAAGAGAAATTCTCCAGTTCAAGTATTCAAGGCCATACAGATCACTTTCCTAGCTTTTATACTCTCAACACTTTTCTTTAGAACAGAAATGAGGCAAGATACAATATTTGATGGCAACAAGTACATGGGGGCGCTCTTTATGGCTGTTGCTGCCATAAACTTCAATGGTATGATTGAACTTACGATGACTGTAAAGAGGCTTCCGGTATTCTACAAGCAAAGAGAGCTGCTATGGTTGCCAGGCTGGGCAATCCTTTGCTCGATTTTTCTTGTAAGTATCCCAATGTCACTGATGGAGACAGGCCTTTGGACCTGTTCAACCTACTTTGCCATTGGTTATGCCCCTTCGCCTGATAGGTAATTATGTCAAATTTAAAAACCATCGATTTTACTTCAATGATAAAAAAATATCAATATGCTGACTGAATAAGGTTTCGATCCTTTTTGTAGATTTTTTCAGCAGTTACTGGTACTCTTCGTGATGCACCAAATGTCAATGGGTCTTTATCGCTTCCTTGCATCCCTAGGAAGAACACAGGTAATGGCAAACATGCTTGGGACTGAGGCTCTTATTGCAATTTTCATACTTGGAGGCTTCATCGTATCTAAAGGTAAGATAACAGCCCCTGAACTGCAGAGCTAACAACGAAGTTAGCTTCTAACCATGTCGAAGGTATGAACACGACTCATGCTTTTTTCAATAAAAAATGGTAAACAGATGATCTCCAGCCATGGCTTCGCTGGGGTTGTTGGGCCTCCCCATTCACCTATTCTCTCAATGCTGTTGCTCTGAATGAATTCCTGGACAAAAGATGGGCTACTGTAACTACTCATTTACTAAatttgaactcattttgagtGTTATAATACATTCGGTTTCAAACTCTGATTGTTATGAGACATAACCAATGGTGCCACAGGTATTCCACTATGAAAATGCTCATACCACAGGGCAAGCTATACTGAAGGTTAGGGGGTTAATATATGAGTGGCACTGGTATTGGATTTGTGTTGGTGTTTTATTTGGTTTCTCCCTGCTGTTCAACATCCTAAGCATACTTGCATTGGAGTTTCTAAGTtgtatgtgcatcaaacaaaaccaTTCTGTATTTAAGTTGATCAATTATTTAGGACACTTATTCTTTCTAAATTATTTGTAGCTCCCAAGGAACATCATGTCAAAATAAAATCACAAAAGGAATGCGACATACGGTACATAGATCAAACTGTTGGTGGTCAGGTTTCCCCAATTGATCAAGTCCACCTTCCATTCTATCCTTTGTCCATTGTCTTCAGTCAAATCAACTATTTTGTTGATATGCCTCATGTAAACTCTCCACCTTATCATTTATTGTACCTAAAAAATGGCAGACTAAACATTTCTTGTATTTTATCTGACAAATGCAAAAAAACACTAGGAATTGAGAAAGAATGGAGTAACTGAAAAGAAGCTTCAACTGTTACGAGATGTTAATGGTGCATTCAGGCCAGGGGTGTTAACAGCATTGATGGGGATCACTGGTGCAGGGAAAACTACATTGCTTGATGTTTTGGCAGGAAGAAAAACAGGAGGGTACATTGAAGGCATTATCAACATAGGTGGTTACCAAAAGAAGCAAGATACATTCTCAAAGATCTCTGGTTACTGCGAGCAGACTGACATTCACTCTCCATATCTCACAGTCTATGAGTCCCTGCAGTTTTCAGCATACCTTCGACTGCCTTCAGATGTTAGTCCTCATAAAAGAGATGTACGCTAACATTTTCCCCTTTTGTTTCCAAATGCGAAGAACTAAATCTGAGGAAAGGTTCACAGTGTTTTCTTTCACATGTCTCAGATGTTTGTAGAAGAAGTTATGGGACTAGTAGAGCTAAGAGACTTGAGGTGTGCTATAGTGGGCGCTCCTGGGGTAACAGGCTTATCATCTGAGCAGCGAAAAAGACTTACTATAGCGGTGGAACTAGTTGCTAGCCCTTCTATCATTTTCATGGATGAGCCAACAACTGGTTTGGATGCTCGTGCTGCAGCTATTGTCATGCGAACAGTACGGAGGACGGTGAACACTGGGCGCACTGTGGTTTGTACAATTCATCAGCCAAGCATTGAGATTTTTAAATCTTTCGATGAGGTATATAATTAAGAAAATGTATAGAGGCCTAATTCTACCATAAAAAATAAATTTCATTTCCAATCTATAAAGACATTCTATATAAAAATGTTCTTATCAAACATCTCAGTTTATTCAGTTAATGAATTTATATAGTTTCAATAAACTACAACGAGTTCCTTCTTACCAATTCCAGCTATTACTTATGAAAAGAGGAGGTCAGATCATTTACAGCGGTTCACTAGGCCCATTATCTAGAAGTTTGACAGAGTATTTTGAGGTGAGACTATGATTCATGTAAAAGTATTGTTCTTATCACAACATACATCAATTACTTTCTTGTTAGGCTATTCCTGGAGTACCTAGCATCAAGGATGGCCAAAACCCAGCTGCATGGATGCTTGATATCACTTCGCATACCATGGAATACACAATTCGAGTGGACTATTCTGAAGTTTACCGAAAATCGTCATTGCACAGGTAATATCCAAATAAAGCATGATGTTATGCATAAAGCAATATATACACTCTAGATTTAGCATGAAATTAGCAAATGGTATTTCAGTGGACTATATTGTATCTGCAGGGAAAACATGGCTCTAGTTGATGAATTAAGCAAGCGAAGAGTAAACCAAAAAGATCTACATTTTCCACCTGGATATTGGCCAAACTTTAAGGCACAGTGCATGGCATGTCTTTGGAAGCAGCATTGCTCATTCTGGAAAAACCCAGAGCTAAATGTTGCGCGCTTTCTTAACACATTTGGCATCTCAATGACTTTTGGCATTGTGTTCTGGCAAATCGGTTCAACAGTGTAAGAACTTTTCATCGCTCGATATTATTCATTCGCCAATGGAATTTAACCAGATTTTTCAGTAAAAACTTACCAGTTTTCTCCTGCACAACAGCAAGGAGGAACAAGATGTGTTCAACATTCTTGGAATTGCATATGCATCAGCACTGTTTTTAGGCCTTGTGAACTGTAGCACTTTGCAGCCTATTCTAGCAATGGAAAAGGTTGTATTCTACCGAGAAAAGGCTTCTGACATGTACTCTTCTATGGCCTATGTCATCACTCAGGTAAACAAATAGCTATATCTAGCTAACTCTGGCAAACGATGATTTTCTCTGACATGGAAAAGGAAAATAACAATGGTGCTTATTGGATTCCTTTGTGCAGATCGGAATTGAAATTCCATATATGATTATCCAAGTGTTCATATTCTCAGCTATTGTGTACCCAATGGCTGGATTCCAGCTAACTGTGACCAAGTTCTTCTGGTTCGTTCTATACATGATATTGAGCTTTACTGACTATACGCTCTATGGGATGATGGCTGTTGCACTTGCACCTAGCATTGAAATAGCTTCTGGTTTATCCTTTCTGATCTTCATGATATGGAATGTCTTCTCTGGATTCATTGTGTCGAGAAAGgtattttttttccttttctaaCCCCCTCTCATCAGTATATACCCAGTGCGGGGTCTGGAAAAGGATATCTTTAGATGCCAAACCTTACCTgcataatatgcagaggctgggGCTCGAACCCGGGACCTTCTGGTTACAGACGGTAGGCTCTACCGCTGCACCAGGCCCGCCCTTCAAATGGATTCTTCTACTATGTAACAAAAAGTTGCACATTTGATGTGACACATTGCCATTGACCTGTAGATGATGCCACCATGGTGGAGGTGGATGTATTGGGCTGACCCCGCAGCATGGACTGTGTATGGGCTCATGTTCTCACAGCTTGGAGACTGCACGGAGTTGATCCATGTGCCAGGCCAACCAGACCAACCAGTGAGGTTGTTTTTGGAGGAATACTTAGGCTTGCAAGGCGACTACTTCATCCTGGTCACAGTTTTGCATATCGCACTTAGTATGCTCTTTGGCATTGTGTTTTACATCAGCATCAAATACCTTAAGTTCCATAGAAGGTAGACAAAGAACTGGGAAGAAGATAAATTGAGTATGGGGGAGCTTCACTGCAATTGTATATGTATAATAACGTATGACCCCAAGTTTAGAAGTACAAAACAAAACATATAGTGCCCCAAATGTGACAATATGTGTATCTATGCCTTCAGCAGGTATACATAGCAAACAATAAGCAATATTACAGTGGCAAAAGGCTACAAGAACAATCAAATTAACACAATAAGTTAAGGGCTCGAGAAATAGTTTTTTTCTTTGAATTGCTATATTGGCATCAATCATTGCAAGCAAATATTCAGATAAGCAGGGACGGCGCTAGCAGTGGGGGCAGATGGGgctcgaccccccccccccccccctaacGAGCTCATTGAGCCCCCTAAAATTCAAAACATACAGAGTAGTCTTATTATATATTTTATGATTTTCATCGTCCGTCCATGTTTCAATATAATACTACTTCAAATTATTATATTTGTCTATTGCAAGTGGTTTAGTGAGATTATGTCATTTACTCATTTAAATGGTTTAGTTCAGTCCCTCCTAAAATTTTCAAGGCatacgtgtcacacccggttttaagggacaaaaccgggtgcatctcatatatgcgccaaagaaaacAACACATACcataacatagtgtatagagataaatgtcacaatataatcagagtacttattatatagcggaagtcttacaaaataaaatataaatatagatcgaactaaagttcatccttggcgccagaaagtcaactgggagatgccacctagatggctagatcgaatcgaactcctcgatgtgtggctccacttgaaccacctgttcttctcctatgggggtgtgagacagcaagagtgagctcacacatgttcatcactcaacaagttgtggggaataatgtggcatgaactcaccaaaggtgggagttcatgtgatgtgtaaagctgatcaacagtagggttaaagctgagcattgcttttaataagttggtcaaattttattagcagttactaagtgtaagtaaataccaaccataataaataatagaacaaaattaataaataatcccatgaaaatgcaaatgaaaaattgaatttaagttacataaattaatcatgtgagtgttcgagccactcatgaccgtgagcacggctagtataccagttttacactctgcagatgttgcgcatctttacccacaagtcatgttacccatctgccaaggggtcatgaatctcatacacctctaccaaggaagcgaggcagggtaacactacgaggcctttacaaagttccactagcttcagaaaactcgctacagtttctaggaagctctaatgcagggatccctcgcctgaccgccatcgcaacaaaatcaacccaaggacctccctacactgaccactcccctactgcccttgcccctttcgggtaaggtagtcctccactagcttttctaattagttagccaagggcattgcatactacccttgtgatagcactgttttcccggatggttctccatgttcccattaacataatgatcttatcatgaacataaataacataacagaatgacaggaacatggatataatgaaatattaacccaaaaaccgtgtaaagcaatagcataactacccaatgattcaggggtaaacaaggtaaaagataaatagtctagggtgacctattgggtcccgtcaaaattaaacctatgcatgaatagtgATAACAAAAAAAAATATTGGGTACCAAAAgttgatcaagggcataacttgtctggcacttgagattccagttaccaggatgattcttcataTCCTCGTAacgtcgcgctagtcgtagcaatacaaacagatatggtatagacaaaattaacatcacaccaaacataagaacatactacataataatgatctacgcgtgctacgagatcgtgggatcgagaaccactaaaatcggagttacgattaaggagttatgattttatagaagatatgtgtgattaaaatattaaactatattataaatcggttaatataaattatatgagagattattctataaataattacctcaactttaatctaagttatgaattgaccatagatcatattctagtatattataatgataagcagtttAACAAGACTAACTGTTGGGGgatttcggcttccgaaggtcctcaaaaacatgatttaacaatgtttctggagtataatacatgaacaggtatcttcggacttggatcagaactacaacatgaagaagcacaaagaacacgaaggttggcgcagagccgaagctatgtgcagaagagcttcggcatgaaagcagaaaagggaaccgacttaaaaaggaaaaggctattcagacctcgatgggttactatagggtcattagcaaatgtaaagggcatgggtgtaattttacatgggctgcgtcccgtgcctataaataggtgaacaatatccccgtactgttcacgctgacttggcattttgcttttgcgtcacgcttgtacttttgctttctttcaagccaaaggtacatttgtaacttaatgtcatttctatttttccatgttaataaaatagaaatgagctaataatgatatataaatgttcatgttatctttcgcaTTTCATGTGATTCTCATTTTCACTATCATATGCCGTAATAATTGTTACTAACCTGAGAATTGATAGATAATTACCCAGTCCCTAAGGACTATTATATACATATAGATAGTGGGCCAggcctaatgggccttaacacccCTCCTCAAACTCAAGGTGGAAATGGAGGATCTGAAGCTTTGAGTTTGATCAAGTGAAATTGATGTTGTGCTCTTGTTTGTGCTTTGGTGAAGAAATCTGCCAACTAAGATTCTGAGGGCACATATTTAAGATCAATAGTCTTCTGCTGACAATGAGATCGAGTAAAAGATGCATCGACACCAATGTGTTTAGTAAGTTCATGCTTCACTGGATCATGAGATATCTGTATAGCACTCATATTATCACATAACAGAGGTGTAGGAGTGtcacaagagacaccaagatcATTCAGGAGCCAGCGCAACCAAATAATTTCAGCAGTGGTAGTAGCAAGAGCCCGGAGCTCGGCTTCAGCACTAGAACGAGATATGGCCgcttgcttcttggatttccaGGCAATAGGTGAGGATCCAAGAAGAATACAGTAACCTGTAGTAGAAGAACGGTCAACAGTATCACTTGCCCATGTGGCATCGGAATATGCATGAAGCTGAAGTGGGCTATCAGAGGCATAGAGTAAACATCTTGATCTTGTCCCGCATAAGTATCTAAGCACACGAAGCAAATGACCATAATGAACTGAGGTCTGTGTGGATACAAATTGGCTCAAAATATGAACAGCATGAGCAATATCAGGTCTGGTGATGGTGAGATAAACAAGGCTACCCACAATATGGCGATATCGAGTTGGGTCTGCTAGTGGTGTACCATCCTTCGGACGAAGTTGTAAATGAATATCCATTGGTGTCGCAACTGTGCGTGTATCAGTAAGTCCAGAGCGATCAAGTAGATCTTGTATATATTTGGACTGAGATAAATAAAATCCTTTTGGAGTCTGTTGAACTTCAATACCCAAGAAATAGCTAAGAGGACCCAAATCAGACATCTGAAATTCCTTACTAAGGTGCTTCTTGACATGAGAAATATGGTCTGAGTTGTCACCTGTAATCAGCATATCATCCACATATAATAGAAGTAAAGTGCGGCCTTTTGGAGAGACATGAACAAACAATGCAGGATCATGTTCACTCGAAGAAAAACCAGCAGCTGTGATGACAGAGATGAATCTCTGAAaccaagcacgaggagcttgtttCAGACCATACAATGCGCGACGAAGACGACAAACATGCCCTGAGGGAGTATTAACACCCGGAGGGGGATGCATATAAACTTCTTCATGTAGATCACCATTGAGAAAAGCATTCTTGACATCCATCTGGGAGATAGTCCAAGAAGATGAGGCTGCAACTGCAATCAAGGTTCGTACAGTGGTCATATGGGCAACTGgtgcaaaagtctcatcataGTCAAGTCCTTGAGTCTGTTGGAAACCACGAGCCACAAGACGAGCTTTATACCTCTCAATAGAACCATCTGATTTTGTCTTAACTTTGAAGACCCATTTACAAGTGATAGGAACAACATGCGAGGGTAAAGGAACTATATCCCATGTG contains these protein-coding regions:
- the LOC103632512 gene encoding LOW QUALITY PROTEIN: ABC transporter G family member 37 (The sequence of the model RefSeq protein was modified relative to this genomic sequence to represent the inferred CDS: substituted 3 bases at 3 genomic stop codons); the protein is MGITGAGKTTLLDVLAGRKTGGYIEGIINIGGYQKKQDTFSKISGYCEQTDIHSPYLTVYESLQFSAYLRLPSDVSPHKRDVRXHFPLLFPNAKNXIXGKVHSVFFHMSQMFVEEVMGLVELRDLRCAIVGAPGVTGLSSEQRKRLTIAVELVASPSIIFMDEPTTGLDARAAAIVMRTVRRTVNTGRTVVCTIHQPSIEIFKSFDEVYN